A stretch of the Streptococcus himalayensis genome encodes the following:
- a CDS encoding VanW family protein, with the protein MVFWNKDVLFCELNPTCYAISMQKEIVKRHLQDFKRKPNFAKQHQEEILPCLVSSHSSHLIKKGPGIDLELQYNKAINIDLAAKRMHKLIIQPGEIFSFWKLVGKLSRRKGYLDGRVIQNDKVEAGLGGGLCNLANTIHCLIVHSPMQITEFHTHSDALAPDEGKRIPFANGTSVAYNHVDYRFKNSTNQPVQLLVWCEDEILYGELRSQSEFPTRYELLEEDHHFKKEGDKYYRNSKIYRQTIDKQSNQVLEKSLILDNHSEVMFDYDLIPKNQIRN; encoded by the coding sequence ATGGTATTTTGGAATAAAGATGTACTATTTTGCGAATTGAATCCAACATGTTATGCGATTTCTATGCAAAAAGAGATTGTTAAACGTCATCTTCAAGATTTCAAACGGAAACCGAATTTTGCAAAACAACACCAAGAAGAAATTCTTCCTTGTCTGGTTTCATCCCATTCGTCTCATTTAATAAAAAAAGGCCCAGGTATTGATCTGGAATTACAATACAACAAGGCTATCAATATTGATTTAGCAGCAAAGAGAATGCATAAATTGATCATTCAGCCAGGAGAAATTTTTTCATTTTGGAAACTTGTAGGAAAACTCTCCAGACGAAAAGGGTATTTAGACGGCCGCGTTATTCAAAACGATAAGGTTGAAGCAGGTTTAGGGGGAGGACTCTGCAATCTAGCCAATACCATTCATTGTTTAATTGTGCATAGTCCTATGCAGATAACAGAATTCCATACGCATTCAGATGCCCTTGCTCCAGACGAAGGAAAGCGGATTCCGTTTGCTAATGGAACCTCTGTTGCCTATAATCATGTCGATTATCGCTTCAAAAATTCGACCAATCAGCCTGTTCAATTGCTAGTTTGGTGTGAAGACGAAATCCTCTATGGCGAACTTCGTAGTCAATCAGAATTTCCCACTAGATACGAATTACTAGAAGAAGATCACCACTTTAAGAAAGAGGGAGATAAATATTATCGAAATTCTAAAATTTACAGACAAACCATTGACAAACAGAGCAATCAAGTCTTAGAAAAGAGCTTAATCCTAGACAATCATTCTGAGGTTATGTTTGATTATGATTTAATTCCTAAGAATCAGATTCGAAACTAA
- a CDS encoding putative DNA-binding protein, producing MEIEKTNRMNALFEFYAALLTDKQMNYIELYYADDYSLAEIAEEFQVSRQAVYDNIKRTEKILEDYEKKLHMYSDYIVRSQIFDQILERYPADIFLQEQITVLSSIDNRE from the coding sequence ATGGAAATTGAAAAAACGAATCGGATGAATGCCCTCTTTGAATTTTACGCGGCACTATTGACCGATAAACAGATGAATTATATCGAGCTCTACTATGCTGATGATTATAGCTTGGCTGAGATTGCAGAAGAATTTCAGGTCAGCCGTCAAGCGGTCTATGACAATATCAAGCGGACAGAAAAGATTTTAGAAGATTACGAAAAGAAGTTGCATATGTATTCTGACTATATCGTTCGCAGCCAAATCTTTGATCAAATTTTAGAACGTTATCCAGCAGATATATTTTTGCAAGAACAAATCACCGTGTTAAGTAGTATTGATAATCGAGAATAA
- the guaA gene encoding glutamine-hydrolyzing GMP synthase translates to MMTSKDVEKIIVLDYGSQYNQLISRRIREIGVFSELKSHKISAADVKEINPIGIVLSGGPNSVYEEGSFDIDTEIFELGIPILGICYGMQLITHKLGGKVVPAGDAGNREYGQSKLTHTPSPLFEGTPDEQLVLMSHGDAVTEIPDNFVRTGTSADCPYAAIEHPDKKIYGIQFHPEVRHSVYGNDILRNFAINICGAKGDWSMDNFIDMQIAQIRETVGDKKVLLGLSGGVDSSVVGVLLQKAIGDQLICIFVDHGLLRKGEADQVMDMLGGKFGLNIVKADAAKRFLDKLAGVSDPEQKRKIIGNEFVYVFDDEASKLTDVAFLAQGTLYTDVIESGTDTAQTIKSHHNVGGLPEDMQFQLIEPLNTLYKDEVRALGTELGMPDEIVWRQPFPGPGLAIRVMGEITEEKLETVRESDAILREEIAKAGLDRDIWQYFTVNTGVRSVGVMGDGRTYDYTIAIRAITSIDGMTADFAKIPWEVLQKISVRIVNEVDHVNRIVYDITSKPPATVEWE, encoded by the coding sequence ATGATGACAAGCAAAGATGTAGAGAAAATTATTGTGTTAGACTACGGTAGCCAATACAACCAGTTGATTTCTCGTCGTATTCGTGAAATTGGTGTATTTTCGGAGCTAAAAAGCCACAAGATTTCAGCAGCTGACGTTAAGGAAATCAATCCGATTGGAATTGTTCTTTCAGGAGGACCAAATTCTGTTTATGAAGAGGGATCGTTTGATATTGACACAGAAATTTTTGAATTAGGCATTCCGATTTTAGGAATTTGCTACGGTATGCAGCTGATTACCCATAAACTCGGTGGCAAGGTCGTACCGGCTGGAGATGCTGGAAATCGTGAATACGGTCAGTCAAAGCTTACCCATACTCCTTCTCCTCTCTTTGAAGGAACTCCAGATGAGCAATTGGTCTTGATGAGCCATGGAGATGCGGTAACAGAGATTCCTGACAACTTTGTCCGTACAGGTACTTCTGCTGACTGCCCTTATGCAGCAATTGAGCATCCTGATAAGAAGATTTACGGGATTCAATTCCACCCAGAAGTTCGTCATTCTGTCTACGGAAATGATATTTTACGAAACTTTGCGATTAATATCTGCGGAGCAAAAGGCGACTGGTCCATGGATAATTTCATTGATATGCAGATTGCGCAAATCCGTGAAACGGTTGGAGATAAAAAAGTTCTTCTTGGGCTTTCTGGTGGTGTTGACTCATCTGTTGTTGGGGTTCTTCTGCAAAAAGCAATCGGAGACCAGCTCATCTGTATTTTCGTTGATCATGGGCTTCTCCGTAAGGGCGAAGCAGATCAAGTCATGGACATGTTGGGAGGTAAATTCGGTCTCAATATTGTCAAAGCTGATGCTGCAAAACGCTTCCTTGATAAATTGGCAGGTGTATCTGATCCTGAGCAAAAACGCAAAATTATCGGTAATGAATTTGTTTATGTCTTTGATGACGAAGCAAGCAAGCTAACAGATGTCGCATTTCTTGCCCAAGGAACACTTTATACGGATGTCATCGAATCTGGGACAGATACTGCTCAAACCATTAAATCCCACCATAATGTAGGGGGATTACCAGAAGATATGCAATTCCAATTGATTGAACCTCTTAATACGCTTTACAAAGATGAAGTGCGTGCCTTAGGAACAGAACTTGGTATGCCTGATGAAATCGTGTGGCGTCAGCCATTCCCAGGACCAGGACTGGCTATCCGTGTCATGGGGGAAATCACCGAAGAAAAACTGGAAACGGTACGCGAATCCGATGCCATTCTTCGTGAAGAGATTGCAAAAGCAGGGCTTGACCGAGACATCTGGCAATACTTCACAGTGAACACTGGTGTACGTTCTGTTGGGGTTATGGGAGACGGTCGTACCTATGACTATACAATTGCCATTCGTGCCATTACGTCTATTGACGGCATGACCGCAGACTTTGCAAAAATTCCATGGGAAGTCCTCCAAAAAATCTCTGTTCGTATCGTCAACGAAGTCGATCACGTTAACCGCATTGTCTATGACATTACCAGCAAACCACCAGCAACTGTGGAGTGGGAGTAA
- a CDS encoding IS30 family transposase gives MTYAHLTTNELVIIEAYHQEGKKISAIAKSLGRARQTIYNVVAYLEQGYSAYDYYEHYKVNKKRCGRHNTQLSKEETDFIQSHLEKDWSLDVIKGTYPNKVSCSMRTLYRLADRGVFKKENLPWKGKRKQNGKKEMRGKQAFRRDIRERAERYPTFDREFGHFEGDTIVGKDSKSAAITLVERQSKVIIALQTNGRKAQDIEQSLRDWLTKFPKNLFKSMTFDCGKEFSNWKSLSNEYDIDIFFADPGCPGQRGLNEHSNGLLRRHGLPKQTDFNEISQEVLSAIADKRNNIPRKSLNYQTPLQVFLSYFKVSNLI, from the coding sequence ATGACCTATGCTCATCTTACCACAAATGAGCTCGTAATTATAGAGGCGTATCACCAAGAAGGAAAGAAAATCTCCGCTATTGCTAAATCCCTCGGTCGAGCCCGTCAAACGATTTATAATGTAGTTGCTTACCTTGAACAAGGATATTCAGCTTATGACTACTACGAGCATTATAAAGTGAACAAGAAGCGCTGCGGTAGGCATAACACACAGCTATCCAAGGAAGAAACCGACTTCATTCAATCTCATTTGGAAAAAGACTGGAGTTTAGACGTTATCAAAGGGACGTATCCAAACAAAGTTTCTTGCTCTATGAGAACACTCTATCGTTTAGCCGATCGCGGTGTGTTCAAAAAAGAAAATCTCCCATGGAAGGGTAAACGAAAGCAGAATGGGAAGAAGGAAATGCGCGGTAAACAAGCATTTCGTAGAGACATTCGTGAACGGGCTGAACGCTATCCAACATTTGATAGGGAGTTTGGTCACTTTGAAGGGGATACAATCGTTGGCAAGGATAGTAAGAGTGCTGCGATTACCTTGGTTGAAAGACAATCAAAAGTGATTATAGCGCTTCAAACAAATGGACGAAAAGCCCAGGATATCGAACAGTCACTAAGGGATTGGTTAACGAAATTTCCAAAGAACCTGTTCAAGTCGATGACCTTTGATTGTGGGAAAGAGTTCTCAAATTGGAAGTCATTGTCAAATGAGTATGATATCGACATTTTCTTTGCGGACCCTGGCTGTCCTGGTCAACGTGGACTCAATGAACACTCAAATGGCCTACTACGAAGACACGGACTTCCGAAGCAGACAGACTTCAATGAGATTTCCCAAGAAGTGTTATCAGCGATAGCTGATAAAAGAAACAACATTCCTCGTAAGTCATTAAACTATCAAACTCCTCTACAAGTTTTTCTGAGTTATTTTAAAGTGTCTAACTTAATTTGA
- the ffh gene encoding signal recognition particle protein — translation MAFESLTERLQNVFKNLRRKGKISESDVQEATKEIRLALLEADVALPVVKEFIKKVRERAVGHEVIETLNPAQQIIKIVDEELTAILGSDTAEIIKSPKIPTIIMMVGLQGAGKTTFAGKLANKLKKEENARPLLIAADIYRPAAIDQLKTLGQQIDVPVFELGTGVPAVDIVKQGLEVAKQQNNDYVLIDTAGRLQIDQVLMNELRDVKALAQPNEILLVVDAMIGQEAANVAREFNDQLEVTGVILTKIDGDTRGGAALSVRHITGKPIKFTGTGEKITDIETFHPDRMSSRILGMGDLLTLIEKASQEYDEKKSLELAEKMRENTFDFNDFIDQLDQVQNMGPMEDLLKMIPGMAGNPALANLKVDEREIARKRAIVSSMTPAERENPDLLTPSRRRRIANGSGNSFVDVNKFIKDFNQAKAMMQGVMSGDMNKMMKQMGINPNNLPKNMPNNMDMSALEGMMGQGGMPDLSALGGAGMPDMSQMFGGGLKGKIGKFAMEQSMKRMANKMKKAKKKRK, via the coding sequence ATGGCTTTTGAAAGTTTAACTGAACGTTTACAGAACGTCTTTAAAAATCTGCGCCGTAAAGGCAAAATTAGCGAAAGTGATGTCCAAGAAGCAACCAAGGAAATTCGTCTTGCCCTTCTGGAAGCAGACGTTGCCTTGCCAGTTGTAAAAGAGTTTATCAAGAAAGTCCGGGAACGTGCAGTTGGTCACGAAGTGATTGAAACGCTCAATCCTGCTCAACAAATTATCAAGATTGTTGATGAGGAATTGACAGCAATTTTAGGCTCTGATACAGCTGAAATTATCAAATCACCAAAAATTCCAACTATTATCATGATGGTTGGTCTGCAAGGGGCTGGTAAAACAACCTTTGCTGGAAAACTAGCTAACAAGCTCAAAAAAGAAGAAAATGCCCGACCTTTGCTGATTGCAGCGGATATTTATCGTCCAGCAGCCATTGATCAGTTGAAAACCTTAGGACAACAAATTGACGTTCCTGTTTTTGAATTAGGTACAGGTGTGCCAGCAGTTGACATTGTCAAGCAAGGTCTTGAAGTGGCCAAACAACAAAATAACGACTATGTCTTGATTGATACAGCAGGGCGTTTGCAAATTGACCAAGTGCTGATGAACGAATTACGAGATGTCAAGGCACTTGCCCAACCAAATGAAATTCTCCTCGTCGTCGATGCTATGATTGGTCAAGAAGCAGCTAACGTTGCTCGTGAATTTAATGATCAGCTTGAGGTGACTGGGGTTATCTTAACCAAGATCGATGGGGATACTCGTGGTGGTGCCGCACTGTCTGTCCGTCATATCACTGGCAAACCAATCAAGTTCACAGGTACTGGTGAGAAAATTACAGATATTGAAACCTTCCACCCAGACCGCATGTCTAGCCGTATTTTGGGGATGGGAGACTTGCTGACTCTGATTGAGAAGGCTTCACAAGAATACGATGAGAAGAAATCGCTTGAACTCGCTGAAAAAATGCGAGAAAATACCTTTGATTTCAATGATTTTATCGATCAATTAGACCAAGTACAAAATATGGGACCGATGGAAGACCTTCTCAAGATGATTCCAGGAATGGCTGGAAATCCTGCTCTGGCAAATCTCAAGGTCGACGAGCGAGAAATTGCTCGAAAACGAGCGATTGTGTCATCCATGACCCCAGCTGAACGTGAAAATCCTGATTTGCTGACTCCAAGCCGTCGTCGTCGGATTGCGAACGGCTCAGGAAATAGCTTTGTCGATGTCAACAAGTTCATTAAAGACTTTAACCAAGCAAAGGCTATGATGCAGGGGGTTATGTCTGGTGATATGAACAAGATGATGAAACAAATGGGAATCAATCCCAATAATCTTCCTAAAAATATGCCAAACAACATGGATATGTCCGCTCTTGAAGGGATGATGGGTCAGGGGGGAATGCCTGATTTATCAGCCTTAGGTGGTGCTGGCATGCCAGATATGAGTCAGATGTTTGGTGGGGGATTGAAAGGTAAAATCGGTAAATTTGCCATGGAACAATCCATGAAACGCATGGCCAATAAAATGAAGAAAGCCAAGAAAAAACGGAAATAA
- a CDS encoding YqeG family HAD IIIA-type phosphatase, whose amino-acid sequence MLHQLYPYEFVDSVFTIDYEALKKQGFKAVIFDIDSTLVPHGRPSTPAIDELFQMIHQLGLKTFLLSNNSSERIEQFIRNIDTEFISIANKPNKDAYLQAVERLGVKKEEVVFVGDQLFTDILGANRAQMANILVKFLLQEGESKIGKKRKVEQFILKTYRWRKKYQHRLGNIEKKGEKN is encoded by the coding sequence ATGTTGCACCAACTTTATCCATACGAATTTGTTGATAGTGTATTTACAATTGATTATGAAGCCTTAAAAAAGCAAGGTTTCAAAGCAGTCATTTTTGATATCGATAGTACCTTGGTGCCACACGGAAGACCATCAACTCCAGCAATCGATGAACTATTTCAAATGATTCATCAATTGGGGCTTAAAACTTTCCTTTTGTCCAACAATAGTTCCGAGCGCATTGAACAGTTTATTCGTAATATTGATACAGAATTTATCTCCATTGCAAACAAACCAAATAAAGACGCCTATTTGCAAGCCGTTGAGCGATTAGGCGTCAAAAAAGAAGAAGTTGTATTTGTTGGAGATCAACTGTTTACGGATATTTTAGGAGCAAATCGAGCGCAAATGGCCAATATTTTAGTAAAATTCCTGTTGCAAGAAGGGGAGAGCAAGATTGGCAAAAAACGAAAAGTAGAGCAATTCATTCTTAAAACCTATCGTTGGCGAAAGAAATACCAGCATCGTTTAGGAAATATTGAGAAAAAAGGAGAGAAAAACTAA
- a CDS encoding GntR family transcriptional regulator, with translation MQPAYIQIHDQIKKDIDEKIWEIGKRLPSERDLAEQFGVSRMTLRQAVTLLVEEGVLERRIGSGTFVASTRVQEKMRGTTSFTEIIKAQGKIPSSDLISYRKTIPSQEEVDKLGISREETIIRMERVRYADQIPVVYEVASIPEKFIKNFKKEEITSHFFQTLQVHGYKIGKSQQTIYARLAKEKIAHYLQIKPKQAILGLTQISYFEDGTAFEYVKSQYVGERFEFYLENK, from the coding sequence ATGCAACCAGCTTATATTCAAATTCATGATCAAATCAAAAAAGATATTGACGAGAAAATCTGGGAAATTGGGAAGCGTTTGCCAAGTGAACGGGATTTGGCGGAGCAATTTGGGGTGAGTCGTATGACCTTGCGCCAAGCGGTCACCCTCTTGGTTGAGGAGGGGGTTTTAGAACGCCGTATCGGTAGCGGAACCTTTGTAGCAAGTACGCGGGTGCAGGAGAAGATGCGGGGAACAACCAGTTTTACAGAGATTATCAAAGCGCAGGGAAAAATTCCCTCTAGTGACTTGATTTCCTATCGAAAAACAATTCCTAGTCAGGAAGAGGTCGATAAGCTGGGTATTTCTCGGGAAGAAACGATTATCCGAATGGAACGAGTGCGTTACGCTGACCAGATTCCTGTTGTTTATGAGGTGGCGAGTATTCCAGAAAAGTTCATCAAAAATTTCAAAAAGGAAGAAATTACCAGCCATTTTTTCCAAACGCTTCAAGTTCATGGCTACAAGATTGGTAAGTCGCAGCAGACCATCTATGCTCGTCTAGCCAAAGAAAAAATTGCCCACTATTTGCAGATTAAACCCAAGCAAGCCATTCTGGGCTTGACACAAATTTCCTATTTTGAAGATGGGACAGCCTTTGAATATGTAAAAAGTCAATATGTTGGTGAACGTTTTGAGTTTTATTTAGAGAATAAATAG